A window from Equus caballus isolate H_3958 breed thoroughbred chromosome 8, TB-T2T, whole genome shotgun sequence encodes these proteins:
- the YWHAH gene encoding 14-3-3 protein eta produces the protein MGDREQLLQRARLAEQAERYDDMASAMKAVTELNEPLSNEDRNLLSVAYKNVVGARRSSWRVISSIEQKTMADGNEKKLEKVKAYREKIEKELETVCNDVLALLDKFLIKNCNDFQYESKVFYLKMKGDYYRYLAEVASGEKKNSVVEASEAAYKEAFEISKEHMQPTHPIRLGLALNFSVFYYEIQNAPEQACLLAKQAFDDAIAELDTLNEDSYKDSTLIMQLLRDNLTLWTSDQQDEEAGEGN, from the exons ATGGGGGACCGGGAGCAGCTGCTGCAGCGGGCGCGGCTGGCCGAGCAGGCGGAGCGCTACGACGACATGGCCTCCGCCATGAAGGCG GTGACGGAGCTCAATGAACCTCTCTCCAATGAAGATCGAAACCTCCTCTCTGTGGCCTACAAGAATGTGGTTGGTGCCAGGCGATCTTCCTGGAGGGTCATCAGCAGCATTGAGCAGAAGACCATGGctgatggaaatgaaaagaaattggaGAAAGTTAAAGCTTACCGGGAGAAGATTGAGAAGGAGCTGGAAACAGTGTGCAATGATGTCCTGGCTCTGCTTGACAAGTTCCTCATCAAGAACTGCAATGATTTTCAGTATGAGAGCAAGGTATTTTACCTGAAAATGAAAGGCGATTACTACCGCTACTTGGCAGAGGTAGCTTCcggggagaagaaaaacagtgTGGTCGAAGCTTCTGAGGCTGCCTACAAAGAAGCCTTTGAAATCAGCAAAGAGCACATGCAGCCAACGCACCCCATTCGGCTGGGCCTGGCCCTCAACTTCTCCGTGTTCTACTATGAGATCCAGAATGCGCCTGAGCAGGCCTGCCTCTTAGCCAAACAAGCCTTCGATGATGCCATAGCTGAGCTGGACACACTAAACGAGGATTCCTATAAGGACTCCACGCTCATCATGCAGTTGCTGCGAGACAACCTCACCCTCTGGACGAGCGACCAGCAGGATGAAGAAGCAGGAGAAGGCAACTGA